One region of Pongo pygmaeus isolate AG05252 chromosome 21, NHGRI_mPonPyg2-v2.0_pri, whole genome shotgun sequence genomic DNA includes:
- the MAVS gene encoding mitochondrial antiviral-signaling protein — protein MPFAEDKTYKYICHNFSNFCNVDVVEILPYLPCLTARDQDRLRATCTLSGNRDTLWYLFNTLQRRPGWVEYFIAALRGCELSDLADEVACVYQSYQPRTLDRPPDPLEPPSLPAEGPGPPTPAAAHSIPYNGCREKEPSYLMPVQETQAPESPGESSEQARQMLSPRAIPRSPDGGPLESSSDLAALSPLTSSGHQEQDTELGSTHIAGATSSLTPSRGPVSPSVSFQPLARSTPRASRLPGPTGSVLSTGTSSSSSSPGLASAGAAEGKQGAESDQAEPITCSIGAEAPANSRPSKVPATLMPVNTVVPKVPADPASVSTAPSKLPASSKRPGAVPSNVLTNPAPSKLPINSTRAGMVPSKVPTSMVLTKVSASTVPTDRSSRNEETPAAPTPAGATGGSSAWLDSSSENGGLGSELSKPGVLASQVDSPFSGCFEDLAISASTSLGIGPCHGPEENEYKSEGTFGIHVAENPSIQLLEGNPGPPTDPECGPRPQTNQKFQEGEVPCHRPSPGALWLQVAVTGVLVVTLLVVLYRRRLH, from the exons ATGCCGTTTGCTGAAGACAAGACCTATAAGTATATCTGCCACAATTTCAGCAATTTTTGCAATGTGGATGTTGTAGAGATTCTGCCTTACCTGCCCTGCCTCACAGCAAGAGACCAG GATCGACTGCGGGCCACCTGCACACTCTCAGGGAACCGGGACACCCTCTGGTATCTCTTCAATACCCTTCAGCGGCGGCCCGGCTGGGTGGAGTACTTCATTGCGGCGCTGAGGGGCTGTGAGCTATCTGATCTCGCGGACGAAGTGGCCTGTGTCTACCAGAGCTACCAGCCTC GGACCTTGGACCGTCCCCCAGACCCACTGGAGCCACCGTCACTTCCTGCTGAGGGGCCAGGGCCCCCCACGCCTGCTGCGGCCCACAGCATCCCCTACAATGGCTGCAGAGAGAAGGAGCCAAGTTACCTCATGCCTGTCCAGGAGACCCAGGCACCAGAGTCCCCAGGAGAG AGTTCAGAACAAGCCCGGCAGATGCTTAGCCCCAGAGCCATCCCAAGGAGTCCAGATGGTGGCCCCCTGGAGTCCTCCTCTGACCTGGCAGCCCTCAGCCCTCTGACCTCCAGCGGGCATCAGGAGCAGGACACAGAACTGGGCAGTACCCACATAGCAG GTGCGACCTCCAGCCTCACACCATCCCGTGGGCCTGTGTCTCCATCTGTCTCCTTCCAGCCCCTGGCCCGTTCCACCCCCAGGGCAAGCCGCTTGCCTGGACCCACAGGGTCAGTTCTATCTActggcacctcctcctcctcctcatcccctgGCTTGGCCTCTGCAGGGGCTGCAGAGGGTAAACAGGGTGCAGAGAGTGACCAGGCCGAGCCTATCACCTGCTCCATTGGGGCAGAGGCACCTGCCAACTCTCGGCCCTCCAAAGTGCCTGCCACCTTGATGCCTGTGAACACAGTGGTCCCGAAAGTGCCTGCCGACCCAGCATCTGTCAGCACAGCGCCCTCCAAGTTGCCAGCCAGCTCAAAGCGCCCTGGTGCAGTGCCTTCTAATGTGCTCACCAATCCAGCACCATCCAAATTGCCCATCAACTCCACCCGTGCTGGCATGGTGCCATCCAAAGTGCCTACTAGCATGGTGCTCACCAAGGTGTCTGCCAGCACAGTCCCCACCGACAGGAGCAGCAGAAATGAG gAGACCCCAGCAGCTCCAACACCCGCCGGTGCCACTGGAGGCAGCTCAGCCTGGCTAGACAGCAGCTCTGAGAATGGGGGCCTTGGGTCGGAGCTGAGTAAGCCTGGCGTGCTGGCATCCCAGGTAGACAGCCCGTTCTCGGGCTGCTTCGAGGATCTTGCCATCAGTGCCAGCACCTCCTTGGGCATAGGGCCCTGCCATGGCCCAGAGGAGAATGAGTACAAGTCCGAGGGCACCTTTGGGATCCACGTGGCTGAGAACCCCAGCATCCAGCTCCTGGAGGGCAACCCTGGGCCACCTACGGACCCGGAGTGTGGCCCCAGGCCACAAACCAACCAGAAGTTCCAGGAGGGGGAGGTGCCATGCCACAGGCCCTCACCTGGGGCTCTGTGGCTCCAGGTGGCTGTGACAGGGGTGCTGGTAGTCACACTCCTGGTGGTGCTGTACCGGCGGCGTCTGCACTAG